One window from the genome of Candidatus Synechococcus calcipolaris G9 encodes:
- a CDS encoding ArsR/SmtB family transcription factor produces MIQRRASLSEPETEIALGFHALSEPIRLQVLEHLKIQELCVCDLCDRLELSPSKLSFHLKTLRQAGLVQSRQQGRWVYYSLNIPQFQILEGYLNQYRSLDAIRPAQPCSP; encoded by the coding sequence ATGATTCAACGCCGAGCCAGTCTATCCGAACCGGAAACAGAGATTGCCCTAGGGTTTCATGCCCTATCGGAACCCATCCGTCTACAGGTTCTAGAGCACTTAAAAATTCAAGAGCTGTGTGTGTGTGATCTGTGCGATCGCCTAGAACTGAGTCCCTCTAAACTATCCTTTCACCTAAAAACACTCCGGCAAGCGGGACTCGTCCAATCGCGACAACAGGGCCGCTGGGTCTACTACAGTCTGAATATTCCCCAATTTCAGATACTAGAAGGCTACTTAAATCAGTACCGCTCCCTAGATGCTATCCGTCCTGCCCAACCCTGCTCTCCCTAG
- the murD gene encoding UDP-N-acetylmuramoyl-L-alanine--D-glutamate ligase, with product MPTAHVIGLGCSGIAAARLLQQKGWQVTLSDRTEKQHFETLKNQLEHQGIGVYLGWNFSLQTLEQQNLTQPDVIVISPGVPWHSPNLEAARQSGISVIGEVEIAWQHLQSIPWVSITGTNGKTTTTALTAAIFQAAGFQAPACGNIGYSLCEVALTQQPDWVIAEISSYQLESRPSLHSRCALWTTLTPDHLERHGTLEQYSATKAQLLEQADIPILNGDDPYLRTHMNNRWPGAWWVSCQGSAALPQGQKQAVYLEDGWIFAEQTKLIPISLLKMPGIHNQQNLLLAVAAAYLADIPVGAIAEGIAQFPGVPHRLEWICHWQDADWINDSKATNYDAAEIGLRAVPGPVILIAGGQAKIGEDRAWLKTIQEKAANVLLIGAAADDFAQRLGAIGYENYQQVETLENAVRTAAGLVAQSSVKTVLFSPACASFDQYQNFESRGNHFRKLCLEL from the coding sequence ATGCCCACCGCTCATGTAATTGGCCTTGGTTGTTCGGGCATAGCCGCAGCTAGGCTATTACAGCAAAAGGGTTGGCAGGTCACCCTGAGCGATCGCACCGAGAAACAGCACTTTGAAACCCTCAAGAACCAGTTAGAGCACCAGGGAATTGGTGTATATCTGGGCTGGAACTTTTCCCTACAGACCCTGGAACAGCAGAATTTAACGCAACCCGATGTGATTGTTATCAGCCCAGGGGTTCCTTGGCACAGTCCTAACCTAGAAGCGGCCCGCCAGTCCGGTATTTCCGTGATTGGCGAAGTGGAGATCGCTTGGCAACACCTCCAGAGCATTCCCTGGGTGAGCATTACCGGCACCAATGGCAAAACCACGACAACGGCCCTCACCGCCGCCATTTTTCAAGCCGCAGGGTTTCAGGCTCCGGCCTGTGGAAACATCGGCTATAGCCTTTGTGAAGTTGCCCTGACCCAGCAACCGGATTGGGTAATTGCGGAAATTAGTAGCTATCAGCTAGAGTCCCGGCCGAGTCTCCATTCTCGGTGCGCCCTATGGACAACCCTCACCCCCGATCACCTAGAGCGACACGGCACCCTAGAGCAGTACAGTGCCACCAAGGCCCAACTCCTCGAACAAGCCGATATACCTATTTTGAATGGGGATGATCCCTATTTACGCACCCACATGAACAATCGCTGGCCCGGGGCCTGGTGGGTGAGTTGCCAAGGATCCGCCGCCCTACCCCAGGGGCAAAAACAGGCGGTTTACCTTGAGGATGGTTGGATTTTTGCCGAGCAAACTAAACTCATCCCCATTTCTCTGCTGAAAATGCCCGGGATCCATAATCAACAGAACCTACTTCTGGCGGTGGCCGCAGCCTACTTGGCCGATATTCCGGTGGGGGCGATCGCCGAGGGCATTGCTCAATTTCCAGGGGTTCCCCATCGCTTGGAATGGATTTGTCACTGGCAAGATGCAGATTGGATTAATGATAGTAAAGCCACCAACTACGATGCGGCGGAGATTGGCTTACGGGCTGTTCCCGGCCCCGTGATCCTCATTGCTGGGGGCCAGGCTAAAATTGGCGAGGATCGGGCTTGGCTAAAAACCATTCAGGAAAAAGCCGCTAACGTGCTATTAATTGGGGCCGCCGCCGATGACTTTGCCCAACGTCTAGGGGCGATCGGTTACGAGAATTATCAACAGGTGGAGACCCTAGAGAACGCGGTGCGTACTGCGGCAGGATTAGTGGCACAATCATCAGTGAAGACCGTGTTATTTTCCCCCGCCTGTGCAAGTTTTGATCAATACCAAAACTTTGAGTCCAGGGGTAATCACTTTCGTAAACTGTGTCTAGAGTTATAA
- a CDS encoding recombinase family protein: MGAVIAYRYFDTRWETLPEDSEVWGQEVDRVYIDVEPQRPHLCSLLQNLMPGQVSYFLLCRLDELADSISEIGDRLGQLEALGIQVMAIAQPYRTGITSGPKAFAHLLETLEQQQRSRQIRQGHGRSRLKFLPPPGRVPYGYRRGKERYVIDRQAAIIVKDFFDHFLLYGSLRSAVRFLDQAHQKKISVTTGQRWLTHPVYRGDLCYKNNEIIRDTHAPILSREEAAQVDRLLRRNRSLPRRSASAPHALAGLIYCGACGSSFQRSRVTAYRKQQEYIYLRPRQCPHSPKCPSLAYDRILEQTIHQICQELPPAMAGLKTTGLEARRGQLEDTIGQLNDRIAQLETLVQDGILDGETARLRRYKLRSELATLQDQQSQLPPDNLRQIVDNIGVPQFWYALSAPEQRFYFREFIKAIEVHYGEVKSWRITLCFMF; this comes from the coding sequence ATGGGTGCTGTAATTGCTTACCGATATTTTGATACCCGTTGGGAAACCCTACCGGAGGATAGTGAGGTCTGGGGGCAGGAGGTGGATCGGGTTTATATCGATGTTGAGCCGCAGCGGCCCCACCTATGTTCTCTTTTGCAGAACCTGATGCCTGGGCAGGTGAGTTATTTTTTGCTCTGCCGGTTGGATGAGTTGGCAGATTCAATTTCCGAGATTGGCGATCGCCTCGGGCAGTTAGAAGCTTTGGGGATTCAGGTAATGGCGATCGCCCAGCCCTATCGCACTGGTATCACCTCCGGCCCGAAAGCTTTTGCCCACCTCTTGGAGACCCTAGAGCAACAGCAGCGCAGTCGCCAAATTCGCCAGGGCCATGGCCGCAGTCGCCTCAAGTTTTTACCCCCCCCCGGTCGGGTTCCCTACGGTTATCGTCGCGGCAAGGAGCGATATGTCATCGATCGCCAGGCGGCCATTATTGTCAAGGATTTCTTTGATCACTTTTTGCTCTACGGTTCGTTGCGATCGGCCGTCCGTTTTTTAGACCAAGCTCACCAAAAGAAAATTTCTGTGACCACGGGCCAGCGGTGGCTAACCCACCCAGTCTATCGCGGTGATTTATGCTACAAAAACAATGAAATTATTCGCGATACCCATGCCCCTATTCTTTCACGGGAAGAAGCCGCCCAAGTGGATCGACTGTTACGGCGAAATCGTTCCTTGCCGAGGCGTTCCGCCAGTGCTCCCCATGCCTTGGCCGGCCTGATCTATTGTGGGGCCTGTGGTAGTTCCTTCCAGCGATCGCGGGTGACAGCCTATCGCAAACAGCAGGAATATATCTATCTGCGGCCCCGCCAATGTCCCCATTCCCCTAAATGCCCCAGTCTTGCCTACGATCGCATTTTAGAGCAAACCATTCACCAAATTTGCCAGGAACTCCCCCCCGCAATGGCCGGACTAAAAACCACCGGACTAGAGGCCAGGCGCGGCCAACTGGAAGACACCATTGGGCAACTCAATGACCGCATCGCCCAACTGGAAACCTTGGTGCAGGACGGAATCTTAGATGGGGAGACAGCCCGACTCCGCCGCTATAAACTTCGGAGTGAATTGGCCACCCTACAGGATCAACAGTCCCAACTTCCCCCCGATAATCTTCGCCAAATCGTGGATAATATTGGCGTGCCCCAGTTTTGGTACGCCCTCTCTGCCCCGGAACAGCGATTTTATTTCCGTGAATTTATTAAAGCCATAGAGGTTCACTACGGCGAGGTTAAATCCTGGCGGATCACCCTCTGTTTTATGTTCTAG
- a CDS encoding PRC-barrel domain-containing protein, translating to MTIPEQLLQRADLIGTQVITRDTGRKLGVINQVWVDVDQRQVVAMGLRSTLFTGEQRFILLANISQIGDVILIEDEDAIAPINTYNYSSLIDNEVITETGEILGKVRGFKFDPDTGDVTDLILASIGLPWIPAQLISTYELPIEEIISSGPERLIVFEGAESRLVQITVGLLERVGLGAPPWEDEEDEYLQPMTPSSNQLPSGSRNRVYPPERRAPRTQEWDEPVSYRQRDQYDYAEEEIYYEDDYEPEVIERPAPPPRRPRVVQEPLNPPLRANVQPTPADPEEDYWDNEEYQGQPFKVQEKQPEEEY from the coding sequence ATGACCATACCGGAACAACTGCTTCAACGGGCGGATCTGATTGGTACTCAGGTAATTACCCGGGATACGGGCCGTAAATTAGGGGTAATTAACCAGGTCTGGGTGGATGTGGATCAACGTCAGGTTGTGGCCATGGGATTGCGAAGTACCCTGTTTACGGGTGAACAGCGATTTATTTTGCTCGCAAACATTAGTCAAATTGGCGATGTCATTCTAATTGAAGATGAGGATGCGATCGCCCCAATTAATACCTATAACTACAGCAGCCTGATTGATAACGAAGTCATTACGGAAACCGGTGAAATTTTAGGGAAGGTTCGGGGTTTTAAGTTTGACCCGGATACGGGGGATGTCACGGATTTGATATTAGCCTCCATTGGCCTACCCTGGATTCCCGCCCAACTCATTAGTACCTATGAGTTACCCATTGAAGAAATTATTAGCAGTGGCCCAGAGCGATTAATTGTCTTTGAGGGTGCCGAAAGTCGCTTAGTACAAATTACTGTGGGTCTTTTGGAGCGGGTTGGCTTAGGCGCACCCCCCTGGGAGGACGAAGAAGATGAATACCTCCAGCCCATGACTCCGAGCAGTAACCAGTTACCTTCAGGCAGCCGCAATCGGGTCTATCCACCGGAACGTCGCGCTCCTCGCACCCAGGAATGGGATGAACCCGTCAGCTATCGTCAGCGGGATCAATACGATTATGCCGAGGAAGAGATTTATTATGAAGACGACTATGAACCTGAGGTGATTGAGCGGCCGGCTCCCCCGCCTCGGCGGCCCCGTGTGGTTCAAGAACCCCTGAATCCTCCTCTTCGGGCCAATGTTCAGCCCACCCCGGCGGATCCAGAGGAAGACTACTGGGATAACGAAGAGTATCAGGGCCAACCCTTCAAGGTTCAGGAGAAGCAACCGGAGGAAGAGTACTAA
- a CDS encoding purine-nucleoside phosphorylase has product MDDLTQRIQAAADFLRCHCSVSPDIVVILGSGWGGLADQVTPDYGIAYEKIPHFPKTTVPGHSGRLVIASIGGRPVAMLQGRFHLYEGYSPQETTLPLRVLAELGARFLIVTNAAGGLDPKYCPGDLMIIRDHLNLLLESPLRGLGEAEFGSRFIDMVNAYPSQWRSLAQELAQKLGITCHEGVYAAVPGPSYETPAEIKMLRILGADAVGMSTVPEVIVARQLGLQVLGLSCITNLGAGIAPNQSVNHAEVLAVGADRAERFSQFLEQLIPQLR; this is encoded by the coding sequence ATGGATGATCTTACCCAACGGATTCAAGCGGCGGCAGACTTTTTGCGATGCCACTGTTCCGTCTCTCCCGACATTGTTGTTATTTTGGGATCGGGTTGGGGGGGGCTGGCCGATCAAGTCACTCCAGACTATGGGATCGCCTACGAAAAAATTCCCCATTTCCCTAAGACCACGGTTCCTGGCCACTCAGGTCGCTTAGTGATTGCATCAATCGGGGGCCGACCTGTGGCGATGCTTCAGGGCCGATTTCATCTCTATGAAGGCTATAGCCCCCAGGAAACAACCCTACCTCTACGGGTTTTGGCTGAGTTGGGAGCCAGGTTTCTCATTGTCACAAATGCGGCTGGGGGATTAGACCCGAAATATTGCCCTGGAGATTTGATGATTATCCGAGATCACCTCAATCTATTGCTAGAAAGTCCCCTGCGGGGGCTAGGGGAAGCGGAATTTGGTTCCCGCTTTATTGATATGGTAAATGCCTATCCATCCCAGTGGCGATCGCTGGCTCAGGAGTTGGCCCAAAAGTTAGGGATCACCTGTCATGAAGGGGTATATGCCGCCGTACCCGGCCCCAGTTATGAAACCCCCGCAGAAATTAAAATGTTGCGAATCCTGGGGGCAGATGCGGTGGGAATGTCCACCGTGCCCGAAGTGATTGTCGCCCGTCAGCTAGGGCTTCAGGTGTTAGGGTTGTCCTGTATTACCAATTTAGGAGCGGGTATTGCCCCCAATCAATCCGTGAACCACGCAGAGGTTTTGGCGGTGGGAGCCGATCGCGCCGAACGGTTTAGTCAGTTTTTGGAACAACTCATCCCGCAGCTAAGGTAA
- a CDS encoding AI-2E family transporter has translation MAEHQSFPWWSRLSIPSRLLVIGLVGPILTINFWAFASISTYFGTLIAVLILASLLAFILNYPVNWLEQQGNPRGPAAVCVFLLALILITSTLIILGPNVINQAQQLVIRLPEWFSSGQKRLLEFGQWIDTLNLPFVIDVDALANQLLERLKDQLQTVARESLNLLLGTVSSVVDVIINIILTIVLTFYLLQHGDELWDSLMSWLPDTVRPSVSETIRRSFQSYFIGQLILSIFMGISLTLMFLFLKVPYGLLFGVTIGVMALVPFGGTIGIISVTLLVTLQDFWLGLRVLGFSLLVQQILENVIAPRVIGSFTGLNPVWVFLAILTGARVAGLLGVLVAVPIAVVAKAFLMSVRSRLDPAKEETSLSI, from the coding sequence ATGGCAGAGCATCAATCCTTCCCGTGGTGGAGTCGCTTGTCCATTCCCAGCCGCCTGCTCGTTATTGGCCTTGTGGGGCCCATCTTAACCATTAATTTCTGGGCCTTTGCCTCCATTTCTACGTACTTTGGCACATTAATCGCGGTTTTAATTCTGGCATCCCTTTTAGCTTTTATCTTAAATTACCCCGTGAACTGGCTAGAACAACAGGGTAATCCTCGGGGCCCTGCGGCCGTCTGTGTCTTTTTATTGGCATTAATTTTAATTACATCAACACTGATCATCCTCGGCCCTAATGTAATTAATCAAGCCCAGCAGTTGGTTATCCGCCTACCGGAATGGTTTAGCTCCGGTCAAAAGCGATTATTGGAGTTTGGTCAGTGGATTGATACCCTAAATTTACCCTTTGTCATTGATGTGGATGCCCTCGCCAATCAGTTATTAGAACGGCTCAAAGATCAACTCCAAACCGTTGCCAGGGAATCCCTAAATTTACTTTTGGGGACGGTCAGTAGTGTGGTGGATGTCATTATCAATATTATTTTGACCATCGTGCTTACGTTTTACCTGCTTCAGCATGGGGATGAACTCTGGGATAGCTTAATGAGTTGGTTGCCGGATACAGTTCGTCCATCGGTTTCGGAAACCATTCGCCGTAGTTTTCAAAGCTATTTTATTGGCCAACTCATTCTTTCCATTTTTATGGGCATTAGTTTGACATTAATGTTCCTATTCCTAAAAGTACCCTATGGTTTACTCTTTGGTGTCACCATTGGTGTAATGGCCCTCGTACCTTTTGGTGGCACCATTGGCATTATTTCGGTGACGCTGCTGGTGACATTGCAAGATTTCTGGCTAGGGTTGCGGGTGCTGGGTTTTTCCCTACTAGTGCAGCAGATCCTCGAAAATGTTATTGCTCCGCGAGTTATTGGCAGTTTTACGGGCCTGAATCCGGTGTGGGTCTTTCTTGCCATCTTAACGGGAGCTAGGGTTGCCGGTCTGCTGGGGGTCTTAGTTGCAGTTCCCATCGCCGTTGTCGCCAAAGCCTTTTTAATGAGCGTGCGATCGCGATTAGACCCGGCGAAAGAGGAAACGTCCTTGAGTATTTAG
- a CDS encoding DUF3067 family protein, with the protein MTEVELQELLIAKWGRSYDLQLRRTQGKIFLQVMWRYLEQASFPLTPEEYLEHLRTIVTYLNDWGCTEQVRSHLVHTKAKPRLGKAVNIPLDLGGRESEWLN; encoded by the coding sequence ATGACGGAGGTAGAACTGCAAGAATTACTCATTGCCAAATGGGGTCGCTCCTATGACCTACAACTGCGGCGTACCCAAGGTAAGATTTTTTTACAGGTAATGTGGCGGTATTTAGAGCAAGCGTCCTTTCCCCTGACACCGGAAGAGTATCTAGAGCATTTGCGGACAATCGTCACCTATTTGAACGATTGGGGGTGTACTGAACAGGTAAGATCCCATTTGGTTCACACCAAGGCCAAACCTCGTTTGGGTAAGGCGGTTAATATTCCTTTGGACTTAGGCGGACGCGAAAGCGAATGGTTAAATTAA
- the psbD gene encoding photosystem II D2 protein (photosystem q(a) protein), with translation MTIAIGRAPAERGWFDILDDWLKRDRFVFVGWSGILLFPCAYLALGGWLTGTTFVSSWYTHGLASSYLEGCNFLTVAVSTPANSMGHSLILLWGPEAQGDFTRWCQLGGLWTFLALHGAFGLIGFMLRQFEIARLVGIRPYNAIAFSAPIAVFVSVFLMYPLGQSGWFFAPSFGVAAIFRFLLFLQGFHNWTLNPFHMMGVAGVLGGALLCAIHGATVENTLFQDGEGSSTFRAFNPTQAEETYSMVTANRFWSQIFGIAFSNKRWLHFFMLFVPVTGLWMSSIGIVGLALNLRAYDFISQEIRAAEDPEFETFYTKNILLNDGIRAWMAPQDQPHENLVFPEEVLPRGNAL, from the coding sequence ATGACCATAGCGATCGGACGCGCACCAGCAGAGCGGGGGTGGTTTGACATCCTCGATGACTGGCTCAAGCGCGACAGATTTGTCTTCGTGGGTTGGTCGGGTATCCTACTATTTCCCTGTGCCTATTTGGCTCTGGGGGGATGGTTGACCGGCACCACCTTCGTCAGTTCTTGGTATACCCACGGACTGGCTTCCAGTTATCTCGAAGGCTGTAACTTCCTCACCGTTGCAGTCTCAACCCCGGCAAACAGTATGGGGCATTCTTTGATCCTATTGTGGGGCCCCGAAGCCCAGGGGGACTTCACCCGTTGGTGTCAATTGGGTGGACTGTGGACCTTTTTGGCGCTCCATGGAGCCTTTGGGCTGATTGGTTTTATGCTACGGCAGTTTGAAATTGCCCGTTTGGTGGGCATTCGTCCCTACAACGCCATTGCCTTCAGCGCACCCATTGCCGTTTTTGTCAGCGTGTTTTTGATGTACCCCTTGGGGCAGTCCGGTTGGTTTTTTGCCCCTAGTTTTGGTGTCGCTGCCATTTTCCGGTTCCTGCTCTTTTTGCAAGGCTTCCACAACTGGACCTTGAATCCCTTCCACATGATGGGGGTTGCCGGGGTCTTGGGCGGTGCTTTGCTGTGTGCCATTCATGGTGCCACGGTGGAAAATACCCTCTTCCAGGATGGAGAAGGTTCTAGTACCTTCCGGGCATTTAACCCAACTCAAGCGGAAGAAACCTATTCGATGGTGACGGCGAACCGGTTCTGGAGTCAGATTTTTGGTATTGCCTTCTCCAACAAACGCTGGCTGCACTTCTTCATGTTATTTGTGCCTGTGACCGGTCTGTGGATGAGTTCCATTGGCATTGTGGGTTTAGCCTTGAACCTGCGCGCCTATGATTTTATCTCCCAGGAGATACGGGCAGCGGAAGACCCAGAATTTGAGACGTTCTACACCAAGAACATTTTGCTCAATGATGGTATCCGTGCCTGGATGGCTCCCCAAGATCAACCCCATGAAAACCTAGTCTTCCCCGAAGAGGTACTGCCCCGTGGTAACGCTCTCTAG
- the gltS gene encoding sodium/glutamate symporter translates to MNIVLFDTRQTIIAAILTLYLGKYLTRHSRFLRNFNIPDAVSGGVVASLFFGFCYVALNLQIEFSLQIRDVLLIVFFTTIGLSSKLKTLLEGGKPLLILLVTALVYLVLQNSAGIAVASLLGLDPAIGILTGSVSLSGGHGTAIAWAPIFADYGIPNASEIGIANATFGLIIGGIVGGPIARYLILKYQLQPVNEEEQLSVSIKHRQKNVKIDYDTMLNSLLVLGLTIGFGLQISVVIEAIGLNLPMFVACLFAGIILTNTMPLLFKRFPWPTGTPTLALISDLSLGLFLCMSLMSLQLWTLVDVAGPILILVLVQFLLSTVYTIFLVFPVMGKDYNAAVIAAGYSGLTLGTTPTAIANMTAVTAHFGAAPQAFVILPLVGAFFIDIANAFAIQTFLNFLG, encoded by the coding sequence ATGAATATCGTTCTGTTTGATACTCGACAAACGATTATTGCGGCTATTTTAACCCTATACCTGGGCAAGTACCTCACCCGTCATAGTCGATTTCTGCGGAATTTTAATATTCCCGACGCGGTCTCTGGTGGTGTTGTCGCCTCGTTGTTTTTTGGGTTTTGCTACGTTGCTCTGAATCTCCAAATTGAATTTAGTCTCCAAATTCGCGATGTGCTGCTGATTGTTTTTTTTACTACCATTGGCCTTTCGTCAAAGCTGAAAACCCTGCTGGAAGGTGGCAAGCCCCTTTTGATTTTATTAGTCACCGCCTTAGTTTATCTGGTGTTGCAAAACTCTGCGGGGATAGCGGTGGCCAGTCTGTTGGGGCTGGATCCAGCTATTGGCATTTTAACGGGTTCCGTTTCCTTAAGTGGTGGCCATGGGACGGCGATCGCCTGGGCTCCTATTTTTGCCGACTATGGGATTCCCAATGCCTCGGAAATCGGAATTGCCAATGCGACCTTTGGCTTAATTATTGGCGGGATCGTGGGTGGCCCAATAGCTCGGTATTTAATTCTGAAATATCAGTTACAGCCCGTCAATGAGGAGGAACAATTAAGCGTTAGTATTAAGCACAGACAAAAAAATGTCAAAATCGACTATGACACCATGCTCAATTCCCTATTGGTTTTGGGCCTGACCATTGGCTTTGGTCTGCAAATTAGTGTGGTGATTGAGGCCATTGGCTTAAACTTACCGATGTTTGTGGCCTGTCTATTTGCCGGGATTATTTTGACGAATACCATGCCCTTGCTGTTCAAACGATTTCCCTGGCCGACGGGCACCCCCACCCTGGCCCTAATTTCCGATCTAAGTCTGGGATTATTTCTGTGTATGTCCCTGATGAGTTTGCAATTATGGACATTGGTAGATGTGGCGGGGCCGATTTTGATCTTAGTTTTAGTTCAATTTTTACTCAGCACCGTTTATACAATTTTCTTGGTCTTTCCCGTCATGGGCAAGGACTATAATGCGGCAGTTATTGCAGCGGGTTATTCGGGCTTAACGCTGGGTACAACTCCCACGGCGATCGCAAATATGACCGCAGTTACGGCTCACTTTGGCGCGGCTCCCCAAGCCTTTGTGATTTTACCCCTAGTAGGGGCATTCTTTATTGATATTGCCAATGCCTTTGCTATTCAGACGTTCTTAAACTTTCTCGGTTAA
- the psbC gene encoding photosystem II reaction center protein CP43, whose amino-acid sequence MVTLSSNSIFATNRDQESSGFAWWAGNARLINLSGKLLGAHVAHAGLIVFWAGAMTLFETAHFIPEKPMYEQGFILLPHIATLGWGVGAGGEVVDIFPFFVVGVVHLISSAVLGLGGIYHAVRGPETLEEYSSFFGYDWKDKNKMTTILGFHLVVLGIGAFLLVAKAMFFGGLYDTWAPGGGDVRIITNPTLDPTVIFGYLTKSPFGGDGWIVSVSNLEDVVGGHIWIGLICIFGGIWHILTKPFGWARRAFIWSGEAYLSYSLGALSLMGFIATCFVWFNNTVYPSEFYGPTGPEASQAQAMTFLVRDQKLGANVGSAQGPTGLGKYLMRSPSGEIIFGGETMRFWDFRGPWLEPLRGPNGLDLNKIKNDIQPWQARRAAEYMTHAPLGSLNSVGGVATEINSVNFVSPRSWLSTSHFVLGFFFLVGHLWHAGRARAAAAGFEKGIERETEPVLSMPNLD is encoded by the coding sequence GTGGTAACGCTCTCTAGTAATTCAATTTTTGCAACGAATCGTGATCAGGAATCCTCCGGGTTTGCCTGGTGGGCCGGTAATGCTCGGTTAATCAATCTTTCTGGCAAATTATTGGGTGCTCACGTTGCCCATGCTGGTTTGATTGTCTTCTGGGCCGGGGCGATGACCCTGTTTGAAACCGCCCATTTCATTCCTGAAAAACCCATGTATGAGCAGGGTTTTATTTTGCTTCCCCATATTGCCACCCTTGGTTGGGGTGTCGGTGCCGGGGGTGAAGTGGTGGATATTTTCCCCTTCTTTGTCGTCGGGGTTGTTCACCTTATTTCCTCTGCGGTGTTAGGACTGGGGGGCATCTACCACGCGGTACGTGGCCCGGAAACCTTAGAAGAGTACTCGTCTTTCTTTGGCTATGACTGGAAAGACAAAAATAAAATGACCACGATCCTGGGTTTTCACCTAGTGGTTTTAGGGATTGGTGCATTTCTTTTGGTGGCGAAGGCGATGTTCTTTGGTGGTCTCTATGACACCTGGGCCCCCGGTGGTGGAGATGTGCGGATTATTACCAACCCCACATTGGATCCTACGGTCATCTTTGGCTATCTCACAAAATCTCCCTTTGGGGGGGATGGCTGGATTGTCAGTGTGAGTAATCTGGAAGATGTTGTCGGCGGTCACATTTGGATTGGCCTGATCTGCATCTTTGGTGGTATCTGGCATATTTTGACCAAGCCCTTTGGTTGGGCCCGCCGTGCCTTTATTTGGTCTGGTGAAGCCTACCTCTCCTATAGTTTGGGTGCGTTGTCCCTGATGGGCTTTATTGCCACCTGCTTTGTTTGGTTCAACAATACCGTCTATCCGAGCGAGTTCTATGGCCCCACCGGCCCGGAAGCCTCCCAAGCTCAGGCGATGACGTTCTTGGTGCGGGACCAAAAGCTTGGTGCTAATGTGGGTTCAGCCCAAGGCCCCACCGGTCTGGGTAAATATTTGATGCGGTCTCCCTCTGGGGAAATCATCTTTGGTGGTGAAACCATGCGTTTCTGGGATTTCCGGGGACCTTGGTTAGAGCCGCTGCGGGGGCCCAATGGTCTAGATCTGAACAAGATCAAAAATGATATTCAGCCCTGGCAAGCTCGCCGTGCGGCGGAGTACATGACCCATGCACCTTTGGGTTCCTTGAACTCTGTGGGTGGTGTGGCCACGGAAATTAACTCGGTGAACTTTGTCTCACCCCGTTCTTGGCTATCCACTTCTCACTTTGTTTTAGGTTTCTTTTTCCTAGTGGGCCACCTGTGGCATGCGGGTCGGGCCCGGGCTGCGGCGGCTGGGTTTGAAAAAGGAATTGAGCGGGAAACAGAACCCGTGCTGTCTATGCCTAATTTGGATTAA